TGCTTTTTTTACAATCTGCTTAGTCCTATAATCACTAATTCCTTTTCTTCCTGCATCAAGATCATTTCTTAATGATTTATCTAAAATATCTACAACTACTGTATAGGGTAAATAATTACTGTGTTCAAAAGCATCTAAGCATATACCTGTTGGCATTCCACAAATGGCTAACCATAAACCATGTTCTATTTGATAGTCCTCACCAGTAGATTTTAATTTTTCATTATATGTATTAATATGCGATTTGCTTGTTGCAGCGATGTAAAATCTTGCAGTTAAAGGATTACGCTCTCCAATTTTGACTTCATCAATTTTTTCCTCAATTAAAATAGCTTTTCTAGCTTGATCTCTGGGGTTTCTAGGAATAGTTTCTGTCGCTTTTATAATAGGTTCATAATCTTGTCTTGAGTAAATCATGTTATCATTTTTAAGAACCTCTTTCACAATCTCTCTAGTCGTCAAATAACCAGTTGGTAATTCAACAGCTTTATTATTTACGTAAAGCTCAAACTTGAAAGACTTGCCACTACCAAAAACTGAATCTAGCAACCCAACAACAGACCTAGTTCTCAGCACAGCTTGAATCAAGGTTTTCTGTTCAGCAATTCTAAATGTTGCTGCCAAAGCTTCTTTTACACACTCATTTGGAAAATCGACAGGAAATTTTAATGTTATTTTAGTTCCATTTTCTTCATTAACATCCACAACTTGATTATTTCCATTGTTTTCTTCTTCAGAATTGGGTATATCTTCATTTGAATAAACAAATTTATATAAATCTTTGTATGTTTTGGTAGCTTTTTTGTTGTTTTTGATACTTTCAATTCTTAAATATTCACTTTGAAAAGCCACGAAGGTAAATCCATAACCCATAAAACCAAATTTACCTTTGTTGTTTTGTCTTTTGAGAGATTTCCCTGTAACCAAAATTTTCGACATTTCATCTTCCAAAATTCCAATTCCATTGTCAGTAATAGATAATTGGTGCTGAGATGTATCTATTTCTAACTTAATAAATCCACTCTCAATATTTTCTTCTCCAAATTGTTCGAGAATAGCATCAGCACTATTTTGTAATAGCTCAGTATAAATATCCCAAACATGACGATAGCTTGAAATAATTCTTTCTATATTCGATCTAACTTGTTCTTCTTCAAGTCTGGAAAGCTCAGTTTTTAAACTATTTTGCATTTTGACATCATTCAGGAACTACATTGAGACATAATTTTAACCCATTATTTGGATTGCTAGTGCCATTTCAGAAAACCTTCATCTAATGAGTGCTGACGAACAGTTTCGTTGTTATGATGTCGATTTAATTTGGGGTTTAGATTAAGTAGTAAGAAAATTCTGAATCGCTTCTGTCACTGCTTCGGGGTACTCTTCATAAATCCCCAAGGTACCTCTTAATCTGACTGTTTGCACTGTGTCTAACTCTGCCATCGCGGACATTTCCGCTTTTGATTTCGGGGGTGCATTTTCTGCCAGAACGATCGCTACAGGCATTAATACAGATTCTAGAAGCTGCAAAAACTCCTCTCTATTATTTACAGGATCGATCGCGCCAGTAACAAAAGCAGCAGGGGCATATCTCGCACCAGGTTTTGAGGTGATTTGGTGTTTTCGGGCGATAAATTCGGGAGTTAGTTTAGTTTCATCCACATAAACGTGGCGTTTGTACATAAAGCGGAGAAAGGAAGGTGTCGTGTTGAGATAGTATAACCCTTGTCCGACGACGGGCGATCGCACTAGATTTTTTACCCCATTTCTTACTCCATCAGGTAAACCCATAACTCTCAAAGGCCCTTGCCAAGTGGGAGCAATTAAAATTAGTTGAGAAATTATATCTGGGTTATCTTGGGCAAATTTCAAAGCGTATCCCGAAGCATGACCCGCAGCGATGAGGATAATTGAACTATTAAAAATAGATTTAACGAAATCTCCCAACAAAGGCTGAAATAATGCAGGATTATAATCCACAGGGGGACATTGAGACTCGCCAAACCCCAGCCAATCTAAAACCGTCACTTCATATTGTGTAGCCAGTATATTAGCAATACCTTTCATCTCGGTACGACTGGAAACCGTACTAAAAGCAGGAAGTAACAGTATGGGGCTTCCCGTGCCTATGGTTTCATAGACTATTTGATATTGTTTGTCTAAAAAATTCCAGTTGTAAACATTCCTTGTCCCGCCAATACTAGAGTTGAGTTGAGTTTGATTGGTTGCTGTAGTCATAGCTATTAGTGAAAGGATAATAGGATTTTAGTCAGATACTTAATTAACTTGACAATACCTCGTAAGCTGCGATATTTCCTTCAATTCCGCTTAGAATTGCCCGCATTTGGGTTTTGCCAGAACCTGGAAGACCCGCGATCGCAACAATCCACATGGGCTGCACTTTTAAACGATTCCATAGTATAGAGTATATATAAAAATGATAATCATTATCAAAACGTAGCTCATTTTTTCTATGTGGGACAAGACTTTACCGAATCGCATTCAAGTCGCGATTATAGGTGCAGGGCCACAAGCCCTGACATTAGTGACTCATCTGTTACAGAAACGGGCTAAACTGCGACAGAAATTGATGATATTCGACCCCAGTGGCAATTGGTTGAGTCAATGGCAACATCAATTTGCTGCCCAGGACATTCTTCACTTACGGTCTCCCGCTGTTCATCACCCTGACCCTGACCCTTTTGCCCTCCGAAGATTCGCTGAGAATCGTTCTCACGAATTATTTCCCCCTTACGATTTACCTGGAACTCAGTTATTTAAAGAATTTTGTCAAGATGTGATTCAACGCTGGCAATTACAGCATCAGGTTTATCCAGCGAAAGTGGTGCAAATTTTACCGACTCAGCAGTTGGGACGACCTCACTTTCAGTTGATTTTAGAAGATGGACGTTTGATTATCGCCCGCAAAGTCGTTTTAGCAACAGGTGGGGGAATGAAACAGTGTCCCGCTTGGGTGAGTCAAATTTCATCCCCTTATCCTCCTGAGTCCCTCTGTCATGCCCAACAGGTAGATTTACGAACCCTTAATCTAGCAGGAAAACATATCTTAATTATTGGTGGCGGCTTAAGCAGTGGTCATTTGGCAATGGGTGCAATTAAACGGGGAGCAAAGGTGACATTAATGACTCGGCGGAGATTACAAGAGAAGTTATTTGATGCTGAACCTGGTTGGTTAGGGCCAAAATACCTGAAAGGATTTGCAGCCGAGTTAAATTGGCATCATCGCTGGCAAATGATTCAACAGGCACGCAATGGAGGATCGATGACTCCGGCAATGATGTTAAAATTGAGACGAGCTAGCCGTCAAGGACAGTTAATTCTGCAAGAAAATTGTCAGGTAATTGCAGCTAATTGGCAGTCACAATGGCAAGTTGAATGCGATCGTGGACAGTCCCATGATTTTGATCGCATTTGGTTGGCGACAGGAACGAAGTTTGATGTCACTCAACATCCTTTACTACAAAAAATTTTGGAGACTTACCCCCCAGAAATCGTCAAGGGTTTATCGATACTAGATAAACATTTAAGAATCCCAGGTAGTGAATGTTTTATTATGGGTGGATTCGCTGCATTGCACATTGGGCCAGTTGCCCGGAATCTATATGGGGGAAAAATAGCCTGTTCTCGCATCGTTCCAGCAATTGTTAAACCCAGTTTAGCGTTAAGTCAGCCTTACCCGATTTCAACCCCCACTAGCCTTCAGTAAAATGAAGAGAAGTCAAAATTGCTACCGCTTCCCATCACTTACGAAAACTCCGCGATCTTAAAATCCTCAAGTACAAGAATGATGGCAAATTAGCCTACTACTCTTTGAAAGATCGGCGCGTTGCTTTGATTCTTCACTATGCACTGAGTTAGCTCCTGGAGTAAAACATTCTGATATTCGTTTGAATATCATTTTTTGCTGTGATAACATTCTAACATTCAAGTGAGTGTTAGAGCGTTGGAGGGCATGATGGGCGATCGCTGCTGTCAAGCAAAGGCTCACGAGTTAGCGAAGCTGAAAAAACAGCAAGCTAAGATGCTTTGGTCAGTTCTGTCGATCAATATAGTGATGTTTGCGATCGAGTTTGGGGCTGGTATTCGAGCAGATTCTCTATCTTTAACTGGGGATTCCCTGGATATGCTGGGCGATGCGCTGGTTTATGCCAGCAGTTTGTATGTAATTAATAAGAGCGTTAAAGCGCAGGCTGGGGCAGCCTTCCTGAAAGGACTGATGATGTTTTTATTGGCGATCGCGGTTTTTGCGAGAGCCACTTATCAACTATTCATGGGCGCAAGTCCAGAAGCATCGACGATGGGAATCGTTGGAGTTGTAGCGTTACTAGCTAATTTGCTGTGTTTGTTGTTGTTGACTCGTCATCGAAACGACAATCTCAACATGTCTTCTGTTTGGTTATGTTCCCGCAATGACATCATTGCCAATACATCAGTTCTAGTAGCGGCAGCGTTAGTTTCTCTGACTCATTCGCTTCTGCCAGATTTAGCGGTGGGTTTGTTGTTAACGTTTATTTTTGCCAGGTCAGCAGGGAAAGTGCTTTCACAATCGTGGAGGGAGATGCAGCAGGTATGAAGGAGCAGAGAATCTGTCTCAAAATGACAAATATCTTATAATATGATTATGATAATGATTATCATTTTAACTTACTCAACAGTTTGGCACACTAAGTACGGAAGACCCGGAATTGGATATGACCAACACAGCAACCCTTTCCAACCCAACGACTCTAAACATTCCTAAACGAGGAATGCCTGTCACTATCATTACAGGGTTTCTCGGCAGTGGTAAAACTACTTTGCTGAATCATATTCTGAGCAATTGCCAGGATTTAAAGATCGCGATTTTAGTAAATGAATTTGGCGACATTAACATCGATAGTCAGCTTCTAGTATCGATGGATGAAGACATGATGGAACTGAGTAATGGCTGTATCTGCTGCACTATCAATGATGGGTTAGTGGACGCAGTTTACCGAGTGCTAGAGCGTGACGATCGCGTGGATTACATGGTAATTGAAACTACAGGTGTTGCTGACCCACTGCCAATTATTCTGACCTTTTTGGGGACGGAATTGCGCGACATGACTTGCTTAGACTCAGTTATTGCAGTTGTCGATTCAGAAACTTTTACCCCCGACCATTTCGACAGCGAAGTCGCCCTAAAGCAAATCATCTATTCCGATATTACTATTTTGAACAAAACCGATCTGACCTCTTCTGAAAAAGTCACGAAACTGGAGCGCTACATCAGTGTAATAAAAGCTGGAGCTAGAGTTCTTCATAGTCAGCACGGAAAAGTTCCTTTGTCGCTAATTTTAGATATAGCTTCTAACAAACCAGAAGCCTATGCCGATCTCGTTCGAGAAGAAATAGAACAGTCTAATTCCGAGCATGACCATCATCACGAACACCATCACCACGAACACCATCATCACGAACACCACCATCACCATTCCGATCATCTAGATAATGATGGATTTCTGTCAATTTCTTTTGAGAGCGATCGTCCCTTTGATGTCGAGAAATTTGAAATATTCTTGCGAGAAAATTTATCCCAAGATGTCTTTCGAGCGAAAGGAATTCTCTGGTTCGACGACAGCGAATTGCGTCATGTTTTTCAATTGAGCGGTCCCCGTTTTGACATCCAAGCAGAAGAATGGCAAACCTCACCCAAAAACCAGCTTGTTTTCATCGGACGCAATTTAAAAGCAGAGGAACTTCAGCAGCAGCTTACTAACTGCCATGCTGATTTCTGAATTCTTGAGTAGTCGAGTTTTTCGCTTTATCTACAACTGAAACTTATCCAACTTAGATTCATTCATGACCTTTTCAATGCCAACTAACACGCTCTCTTTACCAACCCAAACCAGCGAATCCCAATCACCTGTTTCTGAAGTCGAAATGCAACAAGCTGTTCGGACATTACTATTAGGAATGGGCGAAGATCCCGATCGCGAAGGACTGCGAGATACGCCAAAACGAGTGGTCAAAGCCCTCAAGTTTCTCACTTCTGGCTATCATCAATCCTTAGACGAACTCCTGAATGGAGCCGTTTTTCACGAAGATACCAACGAAA
This genomic interval from Lusitaniella coriacea LEGE 07157 contains the following:
- a CDS encoding CobW family GTP-binding protein; this encodes MTNTATLSNPTTLNIPKRGMPVTIITGFLGSGKTTLLNHILSNCQDLKIAILVNEFGDINIDSQLLVSMDEDMMELSNGCICCTINDGLVDAVYRVLERDDRVDYMVIETTGVADPLPIILTFLGTELRDMTCLDSVIAVVDSETFTPDHFDSEVALKQIIYSDITILNKTDLTSSEKVTKLERYISVIKAGARVLHSQHGKVPLSLILDIASNKPEAYADLVREEIEQSNSEHDHHHEHHHHEHHHHEHHHHHSDHLDNDGFLSISFESDRPFDVEKFEIFLRENLSQDVFRAKGILWFDDSELRHVFQLSGPRFDIQAEEWQTSPKNQLVFIGRNLKAEELQQQLTNCHADF
- a CDS encoding alpha/beta fold hydrolase, producing the protein MTTATNQTQLNSSIGGTRNVYNWNFLDKQYQIVYETIGTGSPILLLPAFSTVSSRTEMKGIANILATQYEVTVLDWLGFGESQCPPVDYNPALFQPLLGDFVKSIFNSSIILIAAGHASGYALKFAQDNPDIISQLILIAPTWQGPLRVMGLPDGVRNGVKNLVRSPVVGQGLYYLNTTPSFLRFMYKRHVYVDETKLTPEFIARKHQITSKPGARYAPAAFVTGAIDPVNNREEFLQLLESVLMPVAIVLAENAPPKSKAEMSAMAELDTVQTVRLRGTLGIYEEYPEAVTEAIQNFLTT
- a CDS encoding ATP-binding protein, giving the protein MQNSLKTELSRLEEEQVRSNIERIISSYRHVWDIYTELLQNSADAILEQFGEENIESGFIKLEIDTSQHQLSITDNGIGILEDEMSKILVTGKSLKRQNNKGKFGFMGYGFTFVAFQSEYLRIESIKNNKKATKTYKDLYKFVYSNEDIPNSEEENNGNNQVVDVNEENGTKITLKFPVDFPNECVKEALAATFRIAEQKTLIQAVLRTRSVVGLLDSVFGSGKSFKFELYVNNKAVELPTGYLTTREIVKEVLKNDNMIYSRQDYEPIIKATETIPRNPRDQARKAILIEEKIDEVKIGERNPLTARFYIAATSKSHINTYNEKLKSTGEDYQIEHGLWLAICGMPTGICLDAFEHSNYLPYTVVVDILDKSLRNDLDAGRKGISDYRTKQIVKKAFELLKDRNFIKYRRYVVGGGDTRISDPFYDPKQELREKLEEKEFIESNLNFRYFPPVEEQEVVILFTEFIQGYFILNRSFSVSNPN
- a CDS encoding FAD/NAD(P)-binding protein is translated as MWDKTLPNRIQVAIIGAGPQALTLVTHLLQKRAKLRQKLMIFDPSGNWLSQWQHQFAAQDILHLRSPAVHHPDPDPFALRRFAENRSHELFPPYDLPGTQLFKEFCQDVIQRWQLQHQVYPAKVVQILPTQQLGRPHFQLILEDGRLIIARKVVLATGGGMKQCPAWVSQISSPYPPESLCHAQQVDLRTLNLAGKHILIIGGGLSSGHLAMGAIKRGAKVTLMTRRRLQEKLFDAEPGWLGPKYLKGFAAELNWHHRWQMIQQARNGGSMTPAMMLKLRRASRQGQLILQENCQVIAANWQSQWQVECDRGQSHDFDRIWLATGTKFDVTQHPLLQKILETYPPEIVKGLSILDKHLRIPGSECFIMGGFAALHIGPVARNLYGGKIACSRIVPAIVKPSLALSQPYPISTPTSLQ
- a CDS encoding cation transporter — encoded protein: MGDRCCQAKAHELAKLKKQQAKMLWSVLSINIVMFAIEFGAGIRADSLSLTGDSLDMLGDALVYASSLYVINKSVKAQAGAAFLKGLMMFLLAIAVFARATYQLFMGASPEASTMGIVGVVALLANLLCLLLLTRHRNDNLNMSSVWLCSRNDIIANTSVLVAAALVSLTHSLLPDLAVGLLLTFIFARSAGKVLSQSWREMQQV